A region of Nocardioides alkalitolerans DNA encodes the following proteins:
- a CDS encoding NarK/NasA family nitrate transporter has protein sequence MTITAPQPGSGTETRHDAATTQRPRRTRRWIDDWRPEDEQFWAETGQPVARRNLLWSIFAEHLGFSVWLIWSVSSAYLVAMGFAFSPQQLFLLVAIPNLVGSLLRIPYTFAVGLFGGRNWTIVSAALLLVPTLGFAAAVTNEGTPYWVFCVIAATAGFGGGNFASSMANINYFYPTAKKGAALGLNAAGGNLGVALIQLLLPVVVGGAGIFGLVKASEGGIHLERAALLYAGLAVAATVAAWLWMDNLGTAVAKPREQLRVVKEPHTWIMAVLYIGTFGSFIGYSAAMPLLIKLNFWVPEPAPLGTGIFFAYYAFLGAGVGSVARPVGGWLADRYGGARITLLAFLGLTVGTLAVLWTVFQLTPNPTADPAIATENESLFPLFLGFFLLVFACTGIGNGSTYKMIPAIWRRRAESTTPAGSPERTGALTAAGKQASAALGVIGAIGAIGGFLIPLAFSAPWVADPLSATKGAFLVFAAYYVLCTAVTYGVYLRRGRLAAHV, from the coding sequence GTGACCATCACCGCTCCCCAGCCCGGGTCGGGCACCGAGACGAGGCACGACGCTGCGACGACGCAGCGTCCTCGCCGCACGCGCCGTTGGATCGACGACTGGCGCCCCGAGGACGAGCAGTTCTGGGCCGAGACGGGCCAGCCCGTCGCCCGCCGCAACCTCCTCTGGTCCATCTTCGCGGAGCACCTGGGCTTCTCGGTGTGGCTGATCTGGAGCGTGAGCTCGGCCTACCTGGTGGCGATGGGCTTCGCGTTCTCCCCTCAGCAGCTGTTCCTGCTGGTGGCCATCCCCAACCTGGTGGGCTCGCTGCTGCGGATCCCCTACACCTTCGCGGTCGGGCTGTTCGGCGGCCGCAACTGGACGATCGTCTCGGCGGCGCTGCTGCTGGTGCCGACGCTCGGCTTCGCCGCGGCGGTCACCAACGAGGGCACGCCGTACTGGGTCTTCTGCGTCATCGCCGCCACCGCCGGCTTCGGCGGCGGCAACTTCGCCAGCTCGATGGCCAACATCAACTACTTCTACCCGACCGCGAAGAAGGGCGCCGCGCTCGGCCTCAACGCCGCGGGCGGCAACCTCGGCGTCGCGCTGATCCAGCTGCTGCTGCCGGTCGTCGTCGGCGGCGCGGGCATCTTCGGCCTGGTGAAGGCGTCCGAGGGCGGCATCCACCTGGAGCGCGCGGCGCTGCTCTACGCGGGCCTCGCCGTCGCGGCCACCGTCGCGGCCTGGCTGTGGATGGACAACCTCGGCACGGCGGTCGCGAAGCCCCGCGAGCAGCTGCGGGTCGTCAAGGAGCCGCACACCTGGATCATGGCGGTGCTCTACATCGGCACCTTCGGCTCGTTCATCGGCTACTCCGCCGCGATGCCGCTGCTCATCAAGCTGAACTTCTGGGTGCCGGAGCCCGCCCCCCTCGGCACGGGCATCTTCTTCGCCTACTACGCGTTCCTCGGCGCCGGCGTCGGCTCCGTGGCGCGGCCCGTGGGCGGCTGGCTCGCCGACCGGTACGGCGGTGCGCGGATCACGCTGCTCGCGTTCCTCGGGCTCACCGTCGGCACCCTCGCCGTGCTCTGGACCGTCTTCCAGCTCACGCCGAACCCGACCGCCGACCCGGCGATCGCGACGGAGAACGAGAGCCTGTTCCCGCTCTTCCTCGGGTTCTTCCTCCTCGTGTTCGCCTGCACCGGCATCGGCAACGGCTCGACCTACAAGATGATCCCCGCGATCTGGCGTCGTCGGGCCGAGTCGACCACGCCCGCGGGCTCCCCCGAGCGCACCGGGGCCCTGACGGCGGCCGGCAAGCAGGCCTCCGCGGCCCTCGGCGTCATCGGCGCGATCGGCGCGATCGGCGGCTTCCTCATCCCGCTCGCCTTCAGCGCACCGTGGGTCGCCGACCCGCTGTCCGCCACCAAGGGCGCGTTCCTGGTCTTCGCGGCCTACTACGTGCTCTGCACGGCCGTGACCTACGGCGTCTACCTCCGCCGCGGCCGCCTCGCCGCACACGTCTGA
- the nirD gene encoding nitrite reductase small subunit NirD, with the protein MSWTPVCTVDDLPRERGVAALVEGRALALFRTYDDAWFALDNRCPFANASVLARGIVGTRGDVPFVASPMLKQPFGLRDGVCLDDPTVRVQAYAVRVTDGVVHVGPPLTDQLTDQLTEQEAP; encoded by the coding sequence ATGAGCTGGACCCCCGTCTGCACCGTCGACGACCTCCCCCGCGAGCGAGGTGTCGCCGCGCTCGTCGAGGGCCGTGCGCTCGCGCTGTTCCGCACGTACGACGACGCGTGGTTCGCCCTCGACAACCGGTGCCCGTTCGCGAACGCCTCGGTGCTGGCCCGTGGCATCGTGGGCACGCGCGGCGACGTACCCTTCGTCGCCTCGCCCATGCTCAAGCAGCCGTTCGGCCTGCGGGACGGCGTGTGCCTCGACGACCCGACGGTGCGGGTCCAGGCGTACGCCGTGCGCGTGACCGACGGCGTCGTCCACGTCGGTCCTCCCCTCACGGACCAGCTCACGGACCAGCTCACGGAACAGGAGGCCCCATGA
- a CDS encoding uroporphyrinogen-III synthase, translating to MTDGPLSGFTIGVTAARKVEEQVALLERRGATTVWAPALALDPRRVDDATLRAVTEEVLARPVDLFLATTGIGMKAWFDAAESWGLLDDLVAHLGRAEILARGPKSVGALRRRGLRELWSPESERFDDVLAHLRGRDLTDAHIVVQEHGQSLSMVAHALRRLGAVVTSVAVYRVEPAEDPTPMFGLIDHIADRSVDAVTFTSAPAVAALMEAAASVGRRDEVVAAFQADVLAASVGPVTTAAFELWGVPTVEPDRARLAAMVKLLETELPLRSEGIAIEAGGHALRLVGDTVLVDGVEAPLTPAPLAVLQALAETPGAVVPRRTLLAALPRGAGSGHASSDHAVDMAVARLRAAVGTKVVQTVVKRGYRLAVES from the coding sequence ATGACGGACGGCCCGCTCTCGGGCTTCACCATCGGCGTGACCGCGGCCCGCAAGGTCGAGGAGCAGGTCGCGCTGCTGGAGCGCCGGGGCGCCACGACCGTGTGGGCGCCCGCCCTCGCGCTCGACCCGCGCCGGGTCGACGACGCCACGCTGCGGGCGGTCACCGAGGAGGTGCTGGCGCGGCCGGTCGACCTCTTCCTGGCGACGACCGGCATCGGCATGAAGGCGTGGTTCGACGCCGCCGAGTCGTGGGGGCTGCTGGACGACCTCGTCGCCCACCTGGGACGCGCGGAGATCCTCGCCCGCGGACCGAAGTCGGTCGGGGCGCTGCGCCGCCGGGGGCTGCGCGAGCTGTGGTCGCCCGAGTCGGAGCGCTTCGACGACGTGCTCGCCCACCTGCGCGGACGGGACCTGACCGACGCCCACATCGTCGTGCAGGAGCACGGCCAGTCGCTGTCGATGGTCGCCCACGCGCTGCGGCGGCTCGGCGCGGTCGTCACCTCCGTGGCCGTCTACCGCGTCGAGCCCGCGGAGGACCCGACCCCCATGTTCGGCCTCATCGACCACATCGCCGACCGCAGCGTCGACGCCGTCACCTTCACCTCCGCGCCGGCCGTCGCCGCCCTCATGGAGGCCGCGGCCTCCGTCGGGCGCCGCGACGAGGTCGTCGCCGCGTTCCAGGCCGACGTGCTCGCCGCCAGCGTCGGACCGGTCACCACGGCCGCCTTCGAGCTGTGGGGCGTGCCGACGGTCGAGCCCGACCGAGCGCGCCTCGCCGCGATGGTGAAGCTGCTCGAGACCGAGCTGCCGCTGCGCTCCGAGGGCATCGCCATCGAGGCCGGCGGCCACGCGCTGCGCCTCGTGGGCGACACGGTGCTCGTCGACGGCGTCGAGGCGCCGCTCACGCCCGCGCCGCTGGCCGTGCTGCAGGCGCTGGCCGAGACCCCGGGGGCGGTCGTCCCGCGCCGTACCCTGCTCGCCGCGCTGCCCCGGGGCGCCGGGTCGGGTCACGCGAGCTCCGACCACGCCGTCGACATGGCCGTCGCGCGGCTGCGGGCCGCCGTCGGCACCAAGGTCGTGCAGACCGTCGTCAAGCGGGGCTACCGCCTCGCGGTGGAGTCCTGA
- a CDS encoding FAD-dependent oxidoreductase, translated as MNAHVPEHSQHLVVVGHGMAAVRLVETLVAGGWVERGNRLTVLGDETGPAYNRILLSAVLEGVHDERAITLRDEDWYAAAGVTLRTGARVAEIDRDAREVVLVDRSRVPYDRLVLATGSIPTLPPVRGLVRPDGSLHPAVHAFRSAGDLRGLLAALDDPTRPVRRAVVVGGGLLGLQVARALGARAGRRAVVTEVVEGADHVLSRQLDRAGASILARDLARLGTTVYTGARATRLVPSPMPEHAVGVRLDNGHVLATDLVVLTAGGRPATALARGAGLEVRRGIVVDDRLATTDPAVHAIGDCAQHAGRVSGFVGPAWDQATCLAVQLLAGTDDPAPAPYPGIREVARLRATGLDVAVLGDPEAAAAAGGEVVAVTNPVTRSHRKLVVRDGRIVAAALVGDLARVGLLTQYVERGTVLGPHEPGDLLLPERRTTATGPADLPDTAEVCACAGVSAGALRACGSLDEVRETTRATTGCGGCADAVRALLATRTPAPTPVPTGGTP; from the coding sequence ATGAACGCGCACGTCCCCGAGCACTCCCAGCACCTGGTGGTCGTCGGCCACGGCATGGCCGCGGTCCGCCTCGTCGAGACCCTCGTCGCCGGCGGCTGGGTGGAGCGCGGGAACCGGCTGACGGTGCTGGGCGACGAGACCGGCCCGGCCTACAACCGCATCCTGCTCTCCGCCGTGCTCGAGGGCGTCCACGACGAGCGGGCGATCACGCTCCGCGACGAGGACTGGTACGCCGCGGCCGGCGTCACGCTGCGCACCGGCGCCCGCGTCGCGGAGATCGACCGCGACGCCCGCGAGGTGGTGCTCGTCGACCGCAGCCGGGTGCCCTACGACCGGCTGGTGCTCGCGACCGGCAGCATCCCGACGCTGCCCCCGGTGCGCGGGCTGGTGCGCCCCGACGGCTCGCTCCACCCCGCCGTCCACGCCTTCCGCTCGGCGGGCGACCTCCGCGGACTGCTCGCCGCGCTCGACGACCCGACCCGCCCCGTGCGCCGCGCCGTCGTCGTCGGCGGCGGGCTCCTCGGCCTGCAGGTCGCCCGTGCGCTCGGCGCCCGCGCCGGCCGCCGTGCCGTCGTCACCGAGGTCGTCGAGGGCGCCGACCACGTGCTGTCCCGCCAGCTCGACCGCGCCGGGGCGAGCATCCTGGCCCGCGACCTGGCCCGGCTCGGCACGACCGTCTACACCGGCGCCCGCGCCACCCGGCTCGTCCCCAGCCCGATGCCCGAGCACGCCGTGGGCGTCCGGCTCGACAACGGCCACGTCCTCGCCACCGACCTCGTGGTGCTGACCGCCGGCGGTCGTCCTGCCACCGCGCTCGCCCGCGGGGCCGGCCTCGAGGTGCGCCGCGGGATCGTCGTCGACGACCGCCTCGCCACCACCGACCCGGCCGTCCACGCCATCGGCGACTGCGCCCAGCACGCCGGGCGCGTCTCGGGCTTCGTCGGCCCCGCGTGGGACCAGGCCACGTGCCTGGCCGTGCAGCTGCTCGCCGGCACGGACGACCCGGCGCCCGCGCCGTACCCCGGCATCCGCGAGGTCGCCCGCCTCCGCGCCACGGGCCTCGACGTCGCGGTGCTCGGCGACCCGGAGGCCGCGGCCGCCGCCGGCGGCGAGGTCGTCGCCGTGACCAACCCCGTCACCCGCTCCCACCGCAAGCTCGTCGTGCGCGACGGTCGCATCGTCGCCGCCGCCCTCGTCGGCGACCTGGCGCGGGTGGGGCTGCTGACGCAGTACGTCGAGCGCGGCACCGTGCTCGGCCCTCACGAGCCCGGCGACCTGCTCCTGCCGGAGCGGCGCACGACCGCGACCGGCCCCGCCGACCTGCCCGACACCGCCGAGGTCTGCGCCTGCGCCGGTGTCAGCGCCGGCGCGCTGCGCGCCTGCGGCTCCCTCGACGAGGTGCGGGAGACCACCCGCGCCACCACCGGCTGCGGCGGCTGCGCCGACGCCGTCCGCGCCCTGCTCGCCACCCGCACGCCCGCACCCACCCCCGTCCCCACCGGAGGAACGCCATGA
- a CDS encoding molybdopterin oxidoreductase family protein, which translates to MTTTHCPYCSLQCGMTLVREGRALTVEPWATFPVNEGALCRKGWTSTGLRGHRERLTTPLVRDRTADGSRGELRAATWDEALDLVASELSRVRTEHGADGVAVFGAGGLTNEKAYALGKFARVALGTSQIDYNGRWCMSSAASAGLRALGLDRGLPFPLADVEKADVVVLAGSNLAETAPPAARHLDRLRARGGQVVVVDPRRTPTAERSDLHLAPVPGTDLALALGVLHLVVAAGAVDEAYVAARTTGFDEVRRSVATWWPEQVERVTGIAAAEVRALADLLIGTARRGGRVLVLTARGVEQHNQGSDTVLAWINVALALGMPGREGAGYGCLTGQGNGQGGREHGQKADQLPGYRSIEDPAARAHVAAVWGVDPATLPGKGRSAYELLDALGRPATDEAPAGPRAMLVMGSNIVVSAPNALHVTERLRSLDLLVVADLVLSETAALADVVLPVTQWAEETGTMTNLEGRVVLRQRAITPPAGVRTDLEVIAALAERLDAPSTFSTDPEEVFAELGRASAGGPADYAGITYDRIRAEHGVFWPCPAPYADGTPHPGTPRLFTDRFGHADGRARFLVTTFRGAAEQPCDDFPLHLTTGRVLGQYQSGAQTRRVKDLPDTGPYVELHPLLARRLGTADGEVLTVRTRRGSMRAPARVVETIRPDTVFVPFHWVGANRLTNDALDPASRMPEFKVCAAAVSA; encoded by the coding sequence TTGACCACCACCCACTGCCCCTACTGCTCCCTGCAGTGCGGCATGACGCTCGTCCGCGAGGGCCGCGCCCTCACGGTCGAGCCGTGGGCGACGTTCCCGGTCAACGAGGGTGCCCTGTGCCGCAAGGGCTGGACGAGCACCGGTCTGCGCGGCCACCGCGAGCGGCTGACCACCCCGCTCGTGCGGGACCGCACGGCCGACGGCTCGCGCGGCGAGCTGCGGGCCGCCACCTGGGACGAGGCCCTCGACCTCGTCGCCTCCGAGCTCTCCCGGGTCCGCACCGAGCACGGCGCCGACGGCGTCGCCGTGTTCGGTGCGGGGGGACTCACCAACGAGAAGGCCTATGCCCTGGGCAAGTTCGCCCGGGTGGCGCTGGGCACGAGCCAGATCGACTACAACGGCCGGTGGTGCATGAGCTCGGCCGCCTCTGCGGGCCTCCGGGCGCTCGGGCTCGACCGCGGGCTGCCCTTCCCCCTGGCCGACGTCGAGAAGGCCGACGTGGTCGTGCTCGCCGGCTCCAACCTGGCGGAGACCGCGCCCCCGGCAGCACGCCACCTCGACCGGTTGCGCGCCCGGGGCGGGCAGGTCGTCGTGGTCGACCCGCGGCGTACGCCGACCGCGGAGCGGTCCGACCTCCACCTCGCCCCGGTGCCCGGCACCGACCTCGCGCTGGCGCTCGGCGTCCTCCATCTCGTGGTGGCGGCGGGTGCCGTGGACGAGGCGTACGTCGCGGCCCGCACCACCGGCTTCGACGAGGTCCGCCGGTCGGTCGCGACCTGGTGGCCCGAGCAGGTCGAGCGCGTCACGGGCATCGCCGCCGCCGAGGTGCGCGCCCTGGCCGACCTGCTCATCGGGACCGCGCGTCGGGGCGGACGGGTCCTCGTGCTGACCGCCCGCGGCGTGGAGCAGCACAACCAGGGCTCCGACACCGTGCTGGCCTGGATCAACGTGGCCCTCGCGCTCGGCATGCCGGGTCGCGAGGGGGCGGGCTACGGCTGCCTCACCGGCCAGGGCAACGGCCAGGGCGGCCGCGAGCACGGGCAGAAGGCCGACCAGCTGCCCGGCTACCGGTCCATCGAGGACCCCGCGGCCCGCGCCCACGTCGCCGCGGTGTGGGGCGTCGACCCCGCGACCCTGCCGGGCAAGGGCCGCTCGGCCTACGAGCTGCTCGACGCGCTCGGTCGGCCCGCCACCGACGAAGCGCCCGCCGGTCCCCGGGCGATGCTGGTGATGGGCTCCAACATCGTCGTCTCGGCCCCCAACGCCCTCCACGTCACCGAGCGGCTCCGCAGCCTCGACCTCCTCGTCGTGGCCGACCTCGTGCTGTCGGAGACCGCGGCCCTCGCCGACGTCGTGCTGCCCGTGACCCAGTGGGCCGAGGAGACGGGCACCATGACCAACCTCGAGGGCCGGGTCGTCCTCCGGCAGCGCGCGATCACGCCGCCTGCGGGGGTGCGCACCGACCTCGAGGTGATCGCCGCGCTGGCCGAGCGGCTCGACGCCCCGAGCACGTTCTCCACCGACCCCGAGGAGGTCTTCGCCGAGCTCGGCCGGGCCTCCGCGGGCGGGCCGGCCGACTACGCGGGCATCACCTACGACCGCATCCGCGCCGAGCACGGCGTCTTCTGGCCCTGCCCCGCGCCGTACGCCGACGGCACGCCGCACCCCGGCACCCCCCGGCTCTTCACCGACCGCTTCGGGCACGCCGACGGCCGCGCGCGCTTCCTCGTCACCACGTTCCGCGGCGCCGCCGAGCAGCCCTGCGACGACTTCCCGCTGCACCTGACGACGGGGCGGGTGCTGGGGCAGTACCAGTCCGGCGCCCAGACGCGCCGCGTCAAGGACCTCCCCGACACGGGCCCGTACGTCGAGCTCCACCCCCTCCTGGCGCGCCGCCTCGGCACGGCCGACGGCGAGGTGCTGACCGTGCGCACCCGCCGCGGGTCGATGCGCGCCCCCGCGCGCGTGGTCGAGACGATCCGCCCCGACACCGTCTTCGTGCCGTTCCACTGGGTCGGCGCCAACCGGCTCACCAACGACGCCCTCGACCCGGCGAGCCGCATGCCGGAGTTCAAGGTGTGCGCGGCGGCGGTGAGCGCATGA
- the xylB gene encoding xylulokinase, with product MAQVLGVDSSTQATKALLVDGDDGTVLAEARAAHPPGTEVDPRHWCDAVDEATHDLLGSAAAVGVGGQQHGMVALDAAGRPVRDALLWNDTRSADAARDLVAEWGGPQRCAELVGSVLVPSFTVTKLRWLRDHEPDAAARVERVLLPHDYVAGHLAAPGTPAFTDRGDASGTGYYSPSAAGGTGAWAPDLLRSALGRDADLPAVVPDGASAGTTRSGAVLAGGTGDNMAAALGLGLEPGDALLSIGTSGVASMVVVDPVADPSGLVTGFADATGHYLPMSVTLNAAQVLDHQARWLGVDHDGLAELALSAEPGAGGVVLLPYYGGERTPDRPRARGTWTGLSPATTRADLARAAYEALACSLADALDHLTTLLGAEVRRVLVVGGAARSAAVQEILPAVLGRPVELPPQQEYVALGAARQAAWALAGTATPPAWPAPAGNRVLEAAATPQVRERYGELRERTAGWS from the coding sequence ATGGCCCAGGTGTTGGGCGTCGACTCGTCGACGCAGGCGACCAAGGCGCTGCTGGTCGACGGGGACGACGGCACGGTGCTCGCCGAGGCCCGCGCGGCGCACCCGCCGGGGACGGAGGTCGACCCGCGGCACTGGTGCGACGCCGTCGACGAGGCCACGCACGACCTGCTCGGGTCGGCCGCGGCCGTCGGCGTCGGCGGGCAGCAGCACGGGATGGTGGCGCTCGACGCAGCCGGCCGCCCGGTGCGGGACGCGCTGCTCTGGAACGACACCCGCTCCGCCGACGCGGCGCGGGACCTCGTCGCCGAGTGGGGCGGCCCGCAGCGCTGCGCCGAGCTCGTCGGCAGCGTGCTGGTGCCGTCGTTCACGGTCACCAAGCTGCGCTGGCTGCGCGACCACGAGCCCGACGCGGCCGCCCGCGTCGAGCGCGTGCTGCTCCCCCACGACTACGTGGCGGGGCACCTCGCCGCGCCCGGCACGCCGGCGTTCACCGACCGCGGCGACGCCTCGGGCACGGGCTACTACTCGCCCAGCGCCGCCGGGGGAACCGGAGCCTGGGCCCCCGACCTCCTGCGCTCGGCCCTCGGACGCGACGCCGACCTCCCCGCCGTCGTCCCCGACGGCGCGAGCGCGGGCACGACGCGCAGCGGGGCCGTGCTGGCCGGCGGCACCGGCGACAACATGGCCGCCGCCCTCGGCCTCGGCCTCGAGCCCGGTGACGCGCTGCTCTCCATCGGCACGTCCGGGGTGGCCTCGATGGTCGTCGTGGACCCCGTCGCCGACCCGTCCGGTCTGGTCACGGGCTTCGCGGACGCGACCGGGCACTACCTGCCGATGTCGGTGACGCTCAACGCCGCGCAGGTGCTCGACCACCAGGCCCGGTGGCTCGGCGTCGACCACGACGGCCTCGCGGAGCTCGCGCTCAGCGCCGAGCCCGGGGCCGGCGGCGTGGTGCTGCTCCCCTACTACGGCGGCGAGCGCACCCCCGACCGCCCGCGCGCCCGGGGCACGTGGACCGGCCTGTCCCCCGCCACGACGCGCGCCGACCTCGCCCGCGCGGCCTACGAGGCCCTCGCCTGCTCGCTCGCCGACGCCCTCGACCACCTCACGACGCTGCTCGGCGCCGAGGTGCGCCGTGTGCTCGTCGTCGGCGGCGCCGCCCGCAGCGCGGCCGTCCAGGAGATCCTGCCCGCGGTGCTCGGACGGCCCGTCGAGCTGCCGCCCCAGCAGGAGTACGTCGCGCTCGGCGCCGCCCGGCAGGCCGCCTGGGCCCTGGCCGGCACGGCGACGCCCCCGGCGTGGCCGGCGCCCGCCGGGAACCGGGTGCTCGAGGCGGCAGCGACGCCGCAGGTGCGCGAGCGGTACGGCGAGCTGCGGGAGCGGACGGCGGGGTGGTCGTGA
- the nirB gene encoding nitrite reductase large subunit NirB encodes MSPTTDGRRPRIVVVGHGMVGHRFVAAAVERGLTATHDVVVIGEEPRAAYDRVALTSFFEVGADALSLLPTGAYDDPRVTLRLTTAVVGIDREARTVTTAEGEQVGYDELVLATGAAPFVPPVPGKDLDGCFVYRTIEDLEAIRAAAAPGPDGARKRGVVIGGGLLGLEAANALHQLGVEAHVVEMAPRLMPVQLDETGGATLVRHIEKLGLTVHCGVASTEVLDDGTGRVAGLGLRDADPIAADIVVFSAGIRPRDALARDAELEVAPRGGVLVDEQLRSVTDPHVWAIGECAAPAGVMYGLVAPGYAMAEIVVDTLLGGSAGAFTGADMSTKLKLLGVDVASFGDAFATTPDALELVFSDAVAGLYKKLVVGPAPDAPDSWVLLGGILVGDASAYGLLRPMVASGMLLPDNPEELILPESRGALQLGLPDEAVVCSCNNVTKRDLLDAVDVDGEHRCEDLGATKACTGAGTTCGSCVPTVKGIIEDYFTAVGKTVDTSLCEHFALTRQELFDVVAVHGYRSFTEVVEGHGTGRGCDICRPTIASILASQLNGHVLEGETGALQDTNDAYLANIQKNGTYSVVPRIPGGEITPDKLIVIGEVARDFGLYTKITGGQRIDLFGARMEELPAIWTRLVDAGFESGHAYGKSLRTVKSCVGSTWCRYGVQDSVQLAIDLELRYRGLRSPHKLKGGVSGCARECAEARSKDFGVIATEKGWNLYVAGNGGATPRHAELLVGDVDTATLVRYLDRFLMYYIRTADRLQRTAPWVESLDGGLERVREVVVDDALGLGSELEAAMARHVDSYFDEWKATLDDPAKLARFVSFVNAPDVPDPAITFTTERGQVRPAEPDAPVDLGASIPVGAPR; translated from the coding sequence ATGAGCCCCACCACCGACGGCCGCCGTCCCCGCATCGTCGTGGTCGGCCACGGCATGGTCGGCCACCGGTTCGTCGCCGCCGCCGTCGAGCGCGGCCTCACCGCGACCCACGACGTCGTGGTGATCGGCGAGGAGCCCCGCGCGGCCTACGACCGCGTCGCCCTCACCTCGTTCTTCGAGGTCGGCGCCGACGCGCTCTCCCTGCTGCCGACCGGCGCGTACGACGACCCCCGCGTCACGCTCCGCCTCACCACCGCGGTGGTCGGGATCGACCGGGAGGCCCGCACGGTGACGACGGCGGAGGGCGAGCAGGTCGGCTACGACGAGCTCGTGCTCGCCACGGGCGCCGCGCCGTTCGTGCCGCCCGTGCCGGGCAAGGACCTCGACGGCTGCTTCGTCTACCGCACGATCGAGGACCTCGAGGCGATCCGCGCCGCGGCCGCCCCCGGGCCCGACGGTGCCCGCAAGCGGGGCGTCGTCATCGGCGGCGGGCTGCTCGGCCTGGAGGCCGCCAACGCCCTCCACCAGCTGGGGGTCGAGGCGCACGTCGTCGAGATGGCGCCGCGGCTCATGCCCGTGCAGCTCGACGAGACGGGCGGCGCGACCCTGGTGCGCCACATCGAGAAGCTGGGCCTCACGGTGCACTGCGGCGTCGCCTCCACCGAGGTGCTCGACGACGGCACGGGCCGCGTCGCGGGCCTCGGCCTGCGCGACGCCGACCCGATCGCCGCCGACATCGTCGTCTTCTCCGCCGGCATCCGGCCCCGCGACGCCCTGGCCCGCGACGCCGAGCTCGAGGTCGCCCCGCGCGGCGGCGTGCTCGTCGACGAGCAGCTGCGCTCCGTCACCGACCCCCACGTGTGGGCGATCGGCGAGTGCGCGGCCCCGGCGGGCGTGATGTACGGCCTCGTCGCCCCCGGATACGCCATGGCCGAGATCGTCGTCGACACCCTGCTCGGCGGCAGCGCCGGCGCCTTCACCGGCGCCGACATGTCCACCAAGCTCAAGCTCCTCGGCGTCGACGTCGCCTCGTTCGGCGACGCGTTCGCCACCACGCCCGACGCCCTCGAGCTCGTGTTCTCCGACGCCGTCGCGGGGCTCTACAAGAAGCTCGTGGTCGGCCCCGCCCCCGACGCCCCCGACTCCTGGGTGCTCCTCGGCGGGATCCTCGTGGGCGACGCCTCGGCGTACGGGCTCCTGCGCCCCATGGTGGCCAGCGGCATGCTGCTGCCCGACAACCCCGAGGAGCTGATCCTCCCCGAGTCGCGCGGCGCGCTGCAGCTGGGCCTGCCCGACGAGGCCGTCGTCTGCTCGTGCAACAACGTGACGAAGCGCGACCTCCTCGACGCCGTCGACGTCGACGGGGAGCACCGGTGCGAGGACCTCGGCGCGACGAAGGCCTGCACCGGCGCGGGCACCACGTGCGGCTCCTGCGTGCCGACGGTCAAGGGGATCATCGAGGACTACTTCACCGCCGTCGGCAAGACCGTCGACACGAGCCTGTGCGAGCACTTCGCCCTCACCCGCCAAGAGCTCTTCGACGTGGTGGCCGTGCACGGCTACCGCTCCTTCACCGAGGTCGTCGAGGGCCACGGGACGGGCCGCGGCTGCGACATCTGCCGCCCGACGATCGCCTCGATCCTCGCCAGCCAGCTGAACGGCCACGTGCTCGAGGGCGAGACCGGCGCGCTGCAGGACACCAACGACGCCTACCTCGCCAACATCCAGAAGAACGGCACCTACTCCGTCGTCCCGCGCATCCCCGGCGGCGAGATCACCCCCGACAAGCTCATCGTCATCGGCGAGGTGGCGCGCGACTTCGGGCTGTACACGAAGATCACCGGCGGCCAGCGGATCGACCTGTTCGGTGCCCGGATGGAGGAGCTGCCGGCCATCTGGACGCGCCTCGTCGATGCCGGCTTCGAGTCGGGCCACGCCTACGGCAAGTCGCTGCGCACCGTGAAGTCGTGCGTCGGGTCGACGTGGTGCCGCTACGGCGTGCAGGACTCGGTGCAGCTCGCCATCGACCTCGAGCTCCGCTACCGGGGCCTCCGCAGCCCCCACAAGCTGAAGGGCGGCGTCTCCGGCTGCGCCCGCGAGTGCGCCGAGGCCCGCAGCAAGGACTTCGGCGTCATCGCCACCGAGAAGGGCTGGAACCTGTACGTCGCGGGCAACGGCGGCGCCACGCCCCGCCACGCCGAGCTGCTCGTCGGCGACGTCGACACCGCGACGCTCGTGCGCTACCTCGACCGGTTCCTCATGTACTACATCCGCACCGCCGACCGCCTCCAGCGCACGGCGCCCTGGGTGGAGTCGCTCGACGGCGGTCTCGAGCGCGTGCGCGAGGTCGTCGTGGACGACGCCCTCGGGCTCGGCAGCGAGCTCGAGGCCGCGATGGCCCGCCACGTCGACTCCTACTTCGACGAGTGGAAGGCCACGCTGGACGACCCCGCGAAGCTCGCCCGCTTCGTCTCCTTCGTCAACGCCCCCGACGTGCCCGACCCGGCCATCACCTTCACCACGGAGCGCGGCCAGGTGCGTCCGGCGGAGCCGGATGCCCCCGTGGACCTCGGCGCGTCCATCCCGGTAGGAGCCCCGCGATGA